The following DNA comes from Ignavibacteriales bacterium.
GACATGTCCGGTGACGCATTCAAGTTCGGATCACTGGTGCGGCCGGGACACCGGGGCATCTGGCAGGAGCCTCTCCGAACGGGCAAGTATCCGATCAACCCGCGGTGTTACGAAGCGGAAATCGTTCCCACAGCGATCCTCACACTGAACTGGGCGGAAGCAGTCTCGGCTGCACACAACCTGGACAGGAATCTGCAACAGATTGTGGCCAAGAGCCGGGAGGGATTCGTTTTCAAGATCGACCTGCAGGTCCAGATCCATGTTCCTGATAAGAAAGCTCCTCGTGTGATTTCCATGGTTGGTACAATGTTCAACCTTGTGAACGAGGTGCTCCAGGCCGCGGTCGGAAACCACTTCCGCGACAAGCTCCAGAGCATGAAGGCGGTTCAGTTCATCGAAGAACGTCAGCGGGTCCAGCGGGAAGCGTTCGAGCACATCGAGGCGCAACTCAGGCAGTACGAGGTCGAGACCCGGGGCGCATATATCCAGGATGTGATCCTGCCGCAGGACATCGTGACTGTGCTGACGCAACGGGAAATCGCTTCGCAGCAGATTGAAACCTTCCAGAAGCAGAAGTCTGCACAGGACCAAAGGATCGAGATGGAGAAATCGAAAGGTGTTGCGGACAAGCAGGCGGATCTCGCGTCTTCCGAAGTGAACGTGAAAATTCAGGAAAACAAAACCTCGGCGAGAAAAGTCGAAGCCGACGGTGAGGCGACCTTTACTCAAATGACAGGCCAGGCGAAAGGAGCAGAAGTCCGGGCGATTGGAATGGCGAAGGCGGAAGCGTACGAACGGCAGGTCTCGGCCCTCGGTAAGGATGCCACCGCATTTGTCAACGCTATCACGGCCCTCTCAGACAGGGGGATGAAGATAGTTCCGGACATTCTTGTCGGAGGCGGAGGGCAGCAGTCATCGCTCGTCGACGCCTTGCTGGCAATGGTCATGCGCGGCGGGGTGAAAGGTCTGACACCCGGCGAGCCGAAAGCGTAGTACTGACAACAACCGATTGCCTCTCCATCCCCGGAAGGGGGCAGGAGAGGCGATCAGGATATACCAAACCAAGAATGACAACTCGGAAAGGATTCTACATGAAACACCGCAGTTTGGTTCTGTCGATTCTCTGTTTTCTGTTCTTTTCATGGAACACATCCGAAGTCCGGTCTCAGGGGACGGATTCATGGACGTCCAACGCTGTCAACGGGTATCGCATCACGCCGAACGTCATCTACTCGACAGCCAACGGCTATGACTGCAAGCTGGATGTGTATGCGCGAAACAATCCCGGCGTTACGACTCCCACGGTCATATTCATCCATGGCGGGGGATGGGTTGGCGGCACGAAAGAGGGAACGGTCATGAACCTCATGCCGTATTTCGAAATGGGGCTCAATGTCGTGAACGTCGAATACCGGTTGGCGAGGGTCTCCCTTGCGCCGGCTGCAGTTCAGGACTGCCGGCTGGCTCTCCGATGGATTTTCAAGAACGCGAAGCAATACGGATTCGATACGACGAAAATCATCGTTTCGGGAGGATCTGCGGGGGGGCATCTTGCGTTGACAACCGGGATGCTCGATGCCTCATACGGATTCGATTACCCGACCGACTGGGATTACACCGGTGTCGAGCCAAAGGTTGCTGCAATTGTGAATTGGTACGGTATCACGGACGTGAAAGACCTTCTTGCCGGTCCGAACAAGCAGGATTATGCGGTCGATTGGCTCGCCAACCTCCCGAACAAAGAAGCAGTGGCGGTCAGTGTTTCGCCACTTTCGTACGTGCGAAAAGGACTGCCGCCGGTCTTCACCGTGCACGGCGACAAGGATCAGCTCGTGCCGTACAATCATGCCGTCAGGCTCCACGATGCCCTCACGAAAGCAGGCGTACCAAATCAGTTGATGACTATCCCGGGCGGAAAACATGGCGGTTTTTCGAAGGAGGAGATGGGAAGGATCTACACAGCCATCAAAGAATTCTTGAAGAAGAACAAGATCGTGGAGTGATCACGGTGTAGGAGGCCGGGGAGGGACGCCTTCTTCCGATCTCCGGCCGGCAGCACGATACCGAGACATGCAGATGACATGACGATTGATCGGAGCGTGACGTCGTGTGTTGGTCTGAGGAAAGTCGTGTTGCAGGTTCTCGGCCGAGACCACAAATCCGACACAGCAGGAGGTAAACCGTGAACACCGAGGTCTCAACGCTTAAACGGCGGATCGAGGAACTTGAAGAGATTCACCGTCTGGCTCAATCACTGAGCTCGATGGTCAACGTCTACCAGACGCTTGAAGCGATCATCGATTGCTGCCTCAAACTCTGTCACGCAGAACGGGGAGCCATCCTGCTCTTCAGTTTGTCGGCTGATGAATCTGCCCAGACGGTGGTCCGGAATGTGCAAAATGATAATCGGGGGATCGATCATACGGTAAATTCCCTCGTCGCGGGTTGGGTCGGCGTCCACAAGCGTCCGTTCCTGACGGACGATGTTCTTCGCGAATTGAACTTCAAGAATCCCAGCGAACAACTCCGCCAACTGGGTGCGGCCATGGCTGTCCCGCTCATGGAAGAAGGGAAGCCGTTTGGCATGCTGCACCTCATCAACCCGAGAGGTGGCGAACGGTTTTCCGACGAACAGGTGAGGCTCGTGAGTGCCATCGCACCGCTTGCCGCCCAGTTCATCCTGAGGGCGAAGATTCAGGAAGCGGTCTTCGCTGACAATCAGCGGCTCAAGGCAACGCTGCAGAAGGAACGGGGTATAGGCTCGATCCTTGGAGTGAGCACGCTTATCGATGAAGTGCGGAACAAGATCGCCGTTGCCGGGCCCTCGAACGCAAGTGTCCTGCTGATTGGCGAGACGGGGACTGGGAAGGAAGTTGCGGCGAGAGCCATTCACGCTCACAGTCCCCGTGCGGACAAGCCCTTCATTGCTGTCAACTGCTCCGCCATTCCGGAGACGCTCTTTGAATCGGAACTGTTTGGGCACGAGAAGGGCTCATTCACCGGGGCGACGGGGACCATGAAGGGGAAATTTGAGCAGGCCGACGGCGGGACGCTCTTCCTTGACGAGATATCCGCAATGCCGATCGACATGCAGCCGAAGTTGCTAAGGGTTCTGGAGGAGAGGTCATTCTGCCGCATCGGCTCTTCGGATGAGCACAGGGTCAACATCCGGGTTGTGGCGGCTTCCAACAAGGACCTTCAGCAATCGGTGCAGAAAAACGAGTTTCGCGAAGACCTGTTTCACCGCCTGAATGTCATTCCGATTCACTTGCCTGCATTGCGTGAGCGCCCCGAAGACGTCCCTGTCCTGGCGCGGGCATTCCTCGCAGAACTGACCGGAGGCGCAAAGACTTTCGATGAAGCGGCGCTGCAGGTCCTTTCGGGATTTGAGTGGAAGGGAAATGTCCGCGAGCTGCGAAACGCGGTGGAACGGATCTCAATTTTCGCAGAAGCACCCGAGATTTCTCCGGCAGCACTCCGGCAAAGCTCCATCGGGGTCTCCGCGGCTCCTTCCCCGGACTCCGCGAGCTTCTTCCTCAGTCTTCTTCGGTCAAACGCCGCGCAAGTAAACCTCCTGGAGAGCGTTGAACGCGATTTGATTGATCTTGCGCTGAAGGAATCTCATGGCAATGCGGCCGAGGCCGCCAGGATCCTGGGAGTACACCGCAACGCCTTCCTGCGGCGCATAGAAAAGCACGATCTCCGCTAGTACTGAAAGGGGGCCGAGGGCTCTTCTCATCGCTTTCTGGCCTCTTTCTGTTCGAATTCGAACTTGTACATGTTCGGAAACGAACTCGTCACCGTTCCCATCCTCCAATTCTTACCAAATTCACCCTCCGAGATCTGGCCCGGGAGTTGAGCGTCTATGATCATCGATGTGATCGGGCGCAATCAACCCAACAGGAAATTCAAGACGTAACCCCAAATCTCAATTCAACTTTTTCTCGGAGGATGTCATGAAAACTTTAGGAACGATCTTCGTCGCACTGCTTCTTGCAGTGGTTTCACAGACCAATGCACAGGACGCAAAGAAGGATATGGGGGATGCGAAGTTCACGAAGGCGGTCGAAAACTACCTCGTCGGTCTCCAGAGCCCGAATGACGGATTGCGTCGCAGCGCCATTTATCAGCTCGGACAGCTGGCAGCGAAGGATGCCGCGATTCCCTTGATGCGTGTACTTCGCAACTGTAAGGATGAAAAATGCCGTATTGCCGCAGCCTGGGCCCTCTGCAAGATCGGCAACTCGGCCGGTACCTACGCTGTGAAGCAGGCGGTGAGATTCGACGAGAGCAAGAAAGTCCAACTTCACTCCGCATGGTACTACAATCTGTATGTCTCTCAAGGTACATTTGCATTCATCCCTGCCGCGAGCGGCACGACCACGATTGCTGAACTCCGGTAAGCTGCTCTCTTGCCAAGCGGCATGGATCCCTGGAAGCGGGTGAGACGAAACGGTCTCACCCGCTTCTCTTTGTACACGACACCGGTTTCATGTCCCTCATTCTGATTTCGGAATTGATCTACGCGAAGTTCGTTTCCGAACTGCAGAATGTTCGTGATCGAACATCGCTTCTCATGACCTGCGCGAATTGGACCAATTGCGGCGATCAGGTTCTGGCCCGCGAGTTGAAGGAAGATTACTGAAGTGTGCGTCAAAGAAACTGCGATTGCATATCTGTTGCACTAATACACCGTTCTCATATCTCATCATCCTCATGGGAGGTCGTCATGAAAACTGTTCTGGTGTTTCTCGCCGTCGTACTGATGTTCGCGCTTGCCGGCTGCAGCGAACAATCCGTCGAACCCATCGTCGCCAGCCCGGCAAAGCCGCTGTCACCCGCCCCGACGTTCCAGACGGTAACCATAAGCGAGCGGCTGCCTGTGAATACGCCGGAGGGCTTCACAGGATTTGTAGATGTTTCTGGAGAAATCAACTACCAGATGGTAAAGACTGTTGTCGCCCTCGGAAAGGAAATTCCAGTGCCGACGAAGGTCGTTTATAACACCTTGATCAGGGGAAATGGAATCGTCGCGTTCACGCCACCGAAGAGCGGACTGACAAAAGCCAATATCTACCGATTCAAAGGGGAGATGGCGATGGTGCTTGAAGAAGGGGGCGAAAGTGCCGTGGCGAGTTTCAAGCTAGAAGATGCGGGTTGGGCCGGTGCAATCTACCAGGTACGGTTCATGGTGAACAAAGGTACACTGGTGGATTTCACAAACCGTGTCCAACTCTTTCCGGAGATGTAGCAACACACCCTCCTGATCCGATCGCAATACCCGGGCGACATCCTTTGACGTATGAGGGATGTCGCCTTTTTATTGTTTGAGGTTTTCCCGCATTGAGGGTGCAACTCAATTCCAACTGCAACAAACACAGCATAGGGACGTTGGCATATCAGAGGGAAAAGAATTACCTTGCCATTGGAAATCAATCTGAGGTCATTTGCATGCCGACGCGCGCTCTATCCTGCATTGTTTTCTGCCTTTTGCTCCCCATTATTGCCTTCTCTCAGGGAATCGATATCCGCGGCGTTGTCACCGACAGCACGACAGGAGAGAGGATCCCCTTCGCGAACGTCACGGTGCCGGGAATGAACCGGGGTGCCAGCACGAACCTCCAGGGGTTTTTCCTCATCGCAAATGCCCCGCAGGGGCGTTACCAGATCAAGGCGAGTTCCATCGGCTACGAAACCCGGACCAGGACCGTCGATGCCTTCGGACCTCAGGTGTTGGCCGTCAACTTCCAGCTTCCGTCGAAACCGGTTGAATTCTCGGAGGTAATGGTCACCGATGTCGCCAAACGGGAACTGACTGAGATACACACTAGCGTGCATGTCATGGAACAGAGGGACATCCGGTCTGTGCCCATGGCGGCGATGGAAGACGTCTTCCGCTCGATCCGGATTCTGCCCGGGATCGTCTCGACGAGCGATGTGAATTCGCAGTTCTACGTCCGTGGCGGAGCAGGGGATCAGAACCTGATTCTTCTTGACGGTATGAAGATCTACAATCCCTACCACGCTTTTGGGATTTTCAGCATCTTCGATTCGGATATCATCAAGACCACCGAAGTGTATACAGGTGCATTTCCTCCCGAATTTGGAGGCCGGCTATCCTCCGTGGTAAACATGACTTCACGGGACGGGGGGACGAAAGCGTTTTCGGGAAAGGCGAACATCAATTTTCTTTCCACTAAACTCCAGGTGGAAGGCCCCGCGATGAAGGGTATGACGTATCTGGTTAGCGGCAGGAAGTCGCTCTTCTCCGATACGTTCAGGAAGTTCCTCAACAAAGATCTCCCCCTCTCGTTCTATGACGGATTTATGAAAGCCACAGTCCAGACAGGCGAAGGCCAGGGGAAATACAGTTTCCAGGCGTTCATGAGCGGAGATAACCTGAAGTCTGCCAACCTCAATGAGCCGGATTACTCATGGCGAACGAGCGCTGTCGGATTCGTTGCATCCGGCCTTATTCAGGACAGGGTGTACGTGAACGCAGTTGGATTTGACAATAAGTTTACCGCGGTGCGTGATTCGAAGGGATCCACGCAGGTTACTCCGGCCACAACGACCGTGCATGAAGGGGGTGTCAAGGCGAATGCGACGTTGTACACCGACACTCACGACCTGTACTTCTTCGGGTTCGAGTTCGGTTTTCCCACGCTCGAATATTCAGTCACGAACAACTTCGGCGTTGTGAATAATGTCACCAGCTCTTTCGCGGAGGCTTCCATGTGGGCCCGTTACCAGACCGCTCCCAGCCGTCTGCAGGCAGATATGGGGATCTTCCTCGATCTCGGCAGCTTGCTCTCCCGGGGAGGGGGACTGGAAGTGATACAACCGCGCATCAACCTGAGCTATGGACTATGGGACAACTGGAAGGGAAAGGTCTCCTACGGGCGGTTCAGCCAGAGCGTTGTGACGGTGAACAATGAGGACGACATCATCTCGATTTTCGACGCGTGGATACAAGTCCCTCAGGAACTGAAGTCCGAGCAAGCTGATCACTACGTCGTGGGACTCGAAGGAAATGTCCTCCCGTCGCTGTCAACAAATTTCCAGGCATACTACAAGTCGTACGGCTCGCTTGTGACGTATAATCGTGACAAAGTCGATGCGCAGGATCCCGACTATGTGGGGGGTACGGGAAGAGCGTACGGAGCAGAAGCGTTGATTCGGTACGGAAGCAAACTCGCTGATGTCTATGCAGCCTACACGCTGGGATGGACGACGGTCACGTCGGGTGGATTGACGTACTTTCCGCGATACGATCGCAGGCATACCCTCAACCTCCTGACCGTCTTCCACGCTGCGGAGGCTTTTGATATCACGGTGCGCTGGGAATTCGGTTCGGGGTTCCCGTTTACACAAACGATTGGGTACTATGACCGGTTGACGCTGCAGGATCTTTTCCACGGTTCATCCCTCGGTGAAACCGGTAAGCCGTACGCAGTGCTGGGGGATAAGAACGTCGCCCGTCTTCCGACCTATCACAGGCTTGACGCGAGCGCGATGTACCGGTTCTCGCTGAAGCCGATCACAGGAACGCTCGGCATTCATGTCGTCAACGTGTACAATCACAAGAATGTGTTCTATTTCGATCGGAAGACCGGTCAGGAAATCAATATGTTGCCCTTCTTCCCGTCGGCAACACTGAGCATCGACTACTGATGACCTTTTCCTTGCGAACATGCGTGGTACTGTCGGTGGTTCTCGCCATCACCGCAGGCTGCAACAGCCCCTTCAGCCCGAAAGGAAACTACGAGGACCGGCTGGTTGTCTACGGTGTCCTGACGAACCGGTCGGATACGCAGTATGTGCGTGTGTATTCGACATACAATCCGCCCGGTGTGGATCCCGCGGCGCAAACCAGCGACAACGGTCTCTCGGGAGCAGGTGTTGTCGTCACGAGCGGAGCCGGTGCATTCCAGTTCCGCGAGAACACCACACCGCGACTGGACAAGAGCCGCTACAGCGATGATATCATTGCGTACGCTTCATACCCGTTTCCGATTGAGCCGGGCAAAACGTACGGTCTGAGCGTCACCACAAAGACTTCAGGTGCGGTCACGGCGACCGTCGTCATGCCGAAGCGGGCGAGGATACAGTTCCTTAACGCATATATTCTGAATGGCGGGGGCAATGAAGATGAGAACATCGTGGTCTTTGGCTGGATCCGTGAGCTGACCTACGGTGTGATGATGCAACTGCATCTCTTCTACGACGTCCTCGAGGGAAATTCGTGGGTCAGACACCGTGAGGAAATGCCGGCTGTAAGACTGGTTTTCGGTGACGGATCGAAGGCCTACAACTTCCCTGTCCTGAGACGAAGGGTGACCTCCGGATTGATCAGGGACAAGGAAGAGAGCGAGATGTTCGTTTTCAGCAAGAATGCGTATTTCGAGAAAGTGGGAGAAATCCTGACACGTTATCCGGCAGGCACAGTTCACATCAAACAGGCCCTCATCGTCCTCACGCAAGTCGACAAGGACTTGTATGCGTATTCGAAGCGCGTCAACGGCTTCGAAGATCCCTACTCGATTCGCACCGATCTTCCTGACCATACCAATATCTCGGGAGGGCACGGGATTTTTGGAGCGATGGTCGACGATTCGGCCTTTGTCGAAATCACGGCATGGTGAACATTCTAGAAGCCATCTCAAAAAGCCGACAGCGTCATCGCGAGGCGTTTCCTGCCGAAGCGATCTTTCTTTTGCCTCGGCATACGTTGGTGAGATTGCTTCGCTCGCCCCTGCGGGGCATCGCTCGCAATGACTTTAGGGTTTTGAGATAACCACTACCCAGATTGAAAGCACGAGATCTTGCTGCTATGCGATACAGAATCACAAAATGCCGAATGCGTTTGATGCCGCAATATTCTCGTGTGTGGGGTCTCCTGCTGGTGTTGGCGGCGATCGCTATGTCCGGATGCGATGAGACCTTCGAACCGAAAGGATCATATCGGCAAGGGTTGGTGGTGTACTCCGTGATTTCCAACAGGACTGACAGTCTCTTCGTGCGGGTTTATTCGACGTACAATCCGCCGGGACACAACCCGCTCGAGAATACGGTCGATACCGAACTCAAAGGTGCCCGCGTGACGGTCGCTTCAGATTCGACCTCATATCTGCTCACAGAAACTGTCATCCCTCGCACCGACAAGAACCGGTACTCTTCAAATATTGACGGGTATCTCGCCCAGCCTTTTCCGTATCGGCCCGGCAAGCGATACACGTTGACGATTGCCTCCTCAGCGGGGAATGTTTCGTCGACCGTGACGGTACCGGGGGCCGGTCTTGTTGAACAGAACAATTCATTTATTCTGAAGGCACCTGAAAAGTACAGCGACGACATTTCCGCCAGGGTGAGGCTGTCGCCGGTCACTCAGGGATACCTTGTGCGGATCTTCATCGAATTCGACGCCGTTGTGGCCTCGAAGAAGGTCCATGTCCGTGCTGAGATTCCAAAAGCAATTCGGTCCGACGTCGAGGTGGGCTTTGTCTATGATTATCCCCGGCTGGTCAGAAGAATAACAGATCAGGTTGTCGTCTCCGAAATCGTCTACTTCGATCTCACAGCCTACGAGGCTTTCTTGCTCGACCAGGTGGCCTACTACGGAGAGATAAAAGTCACCAGCGCGACGTACATCCTGACTCAGGTTGAATCCAATCTCTACAAATACTACAACCTCTCGAACGGGTTCCTTGATGAGTATTCCATCAGGACCGATCTCCCGGACTATTCAAACATCGCTGGTGGTTTCGGCATCTTCGGCGCGATGCGGGATGACTCAGTGGTTGTCGATCTCCGTTGAGTCTGAAGAGTCGTCCGTTCTCTCCGTCAGCTTGCTAATCCCTCGAAAAAATGGTACGTTCAGCGAAAATTTCTGAATGAATCTCTTCTCTTCTTTGTTCGGATCCGGGAATCTTTCGCCTGAATGGTCCTACACCGCCAGCGGCATCGTCTGGCGCTTGCTGTTCACGGCGCGTGGAAGGATCGTCGGTGAATCCCGCGATCAGGAAAAGAAAACGGCTTCGTTCTTCTGTCTCGACGAGGAGTCGGGCAGGTGCTTGTGGCAGGACCTCCGGGTTGATGAGGCGTGGTGGGTTGGCATGGAGGGGGTTCAGGAGGATACGCTTCTGCTCCATGGATTCTCGAGCCCGGATATGCCTGAACACCGTGGTATCCGTGCGTACGACGTGGAAACCGGGAACCTTCTCTGGCGGAATGACGAGGCGACGTGCTGGTTTGGGACAGGTGCCCGGCTGTTCGCATATAGAGATCTCTTCGAGAGGCGGGTGGGATACGAAATCGATCTCCGGTCCGGGGAAGTGAAGACGACGTATGATCAGTCTCTCCAGGAACTCCACGAAATCCGGCGCAGGGCAGCGGCCGATTATGTTCCCGAGGTAACGCTCCCGGAAATTCTGAATGAAGAGTCCGCAGAGCCTTCCACAGTGGCTTTTGTGAAACGCGTGACGAAAGGGAAGGACGTTGCGGGCAATATCGAGTTCATCCAGCAGGACGACGTGATTGCATTCAATTACCACGTTCGTGCTCAGGCAGCGAAGACACAACCCCCGGTCTTTGAAAACCATCTGTTCGTCTACGAGTTATCCAGGGACAAGAGAGTGTTTTCGGAGATCATCGGCCGTGCCTTGAAGGCTCAGGTTCCGGATGCGTTTTTTCTCCGCAAGGGAAAATTGTTCTACATCAAGGATCAGACGACTCTCAAAGCGTTGCGTGTATGGAAATAGTCAGCAACCGCATCTCGGTGTCGACGCGCGGCAACTCGGAAGTTCGCGATATCACAGTAGATGTCGCCGCCGTGCTCGCCAGTTCGGGACTCAAAGAAGGCCTTGTGACGGTGTTTGTCACCGGGTCAACGGCATCGATCACGACGACAGAGTTCGAACCGGGTCTTCGGAAAGACATACCCGAAGCGCTGGACCAGCTCGCCCCGCGTGGAAGCCGGTATCACCATGACGACACGTGGCACGATGGAAACGGATTCTCTCACGTGCGTGCTGCAGTGATGGGTCCGTCTCTGACAATTCCATTTTCACAAGGAGTCTTGTGTTTGGGTACATGGCAGCAAATCGTCCTCGTAGATCACGATAACCGTCCTCGCGACCGCGAGATCGTAGTCCAGCTTATGGGAATGTGACGGACATTCCGACGCTTTCCAGACCGGGGAAAAAGGGGAGCACACGATGAAACCATACAAGATAAAGCATGTCGACGCGTTCACGACTGAGCCGTTTACAGGAAACCCGGCCGGAGTTGTACTCGATGCCCGCGGGATGACCGATGCTCTGATGCAAGAAATAGGAACCGAATTGAACCTGTCGGAAACGGCGTTTGTGCTTCCTCCGACGGCCAGGGGAGCTGATATTCAGATTCGATGGTTCACACCGGCGGCGGAGGTGCCGCTCTGCGGCCATGCAACGATCGCGAGTTTTCACGCGCTGGCGGAAGAAGGTATGTACGGAATGAAGCGTCCGGGTGTGTACAATTTCCGGCTGCAGACTAAAAGCGGCGTTCTTGGCGTCACTGTGGAGAAGAAATATTCTGGAACCATTGTGGAGTTCCAGCTTCCGATCCCGCGATTCCGGGTGCACAAAACCGTCCCCGCGTCCCTCCTCGATGCGCTCGGCATACGGGCTTCTGATGTGCTGGAGGATCTCCCGTTTGTTTCTCAATCGTACCTCTATCTCCCGCTCAAGAAGCTTTCGACTATCAGGAACTTGAAGCCGGATATGGGCAAGCTCGACAGGTTCACCAGAGCATGCAAGACACTCGGGATAAGTCTGTTCTCCCTGGAGACTGTTGAGCAAAGTTCGGCGGTTCACTCACGTTTCTATGCCCCCGCTGTCGGGATTGTCGAAGATCCGGTGACAGGATCTGCCAACGGTCCTCTCGGTGTCTATTTGTACCACTATGCTATTCGCCGGGACTACCCTGTGCCGTCGTTCTTGCTTCCGGACGGGCGTATGGAGTTTGTCGGAGAACAAGGAGACGATATGGGGCGACGGGGAAGGGTGAAGATACGGTTGAGAGTAACGGGCCATGGTGTCAAGCAGGTGAGCATCGCCGGAGAGGCCGTGACGATCATGAACTCTGTCTGTGCTTGCTGAAAGGTGAATGTCCATGACGACGAAGAACATTCTCTTCCTCCTTGTTCTCCTTGCCGCCCTTTCGGTCTTCGCCATGAGTGTGCGGCGCCTGATGAGGTACCTGAAACTGGGGCAGCCGGACAACAGGTTTGATTCTCCCGGCTCGAGGTTCAGGAGAATGCTCACGGTTGCGATTGGACAAACGAAGATTCTCCGTGAACCGTTCGCCGGCGCGATGCACGCATTCATATTCTGGGGTTTCCTTGTGCTGCTGACCGCCGTGCTCGAGTCGATCGGCGAAGGCATTGTGCACGGGTTTTCATTCCGGTTCCTGGGCGGACTCTACCCGCCGTTGATTTTCATGCAGGACCTCTTCTGCGGTCTCGTCATTCTTGCGGTGTTCGCTGCATTCTATCGCCGGGCGATCATGCGGCCGAAGCGACTGCAGCTTGCAGGCCACAGCCAATCTGACGCAGTCTTCATCCTTTCTATGATCCTGTTGATCATGATCAGCATGATCGGCCAGAATGCCACGCGGATAGTGCTCGAGGGTTCGCAGTCCTCGCAGGGGAGGCTCTTGTCCGGAATGATTGCCCCCTTGTTCGCATCTGTCGATCCCTCAGCATTGCAGGCCTGGTTCGACGTTTTCTGGTGGATCCATATTGGAGTGGTCCTTGTCTTCCTTAATTACCTTCCCCGCTCAAAACACCTTCACGTTCTCACGTCGATCCCCAATGTCTATTTCTCCGGACTGAGGCCGCGCGGAGCCCTCAAACCGATCAATCTTGAAGCGGAAAATGTCGAGAAGTTCGGTGCAGCGGATGTCGAGGATCTGACGTGGAAGCAGCTTCTGGACGGCTACACCTGTACGGAATGCGGGCGCTGCAGCGCGTCCTGTCCGGCGAACATCAC
Coding sequences within:
- a CDS encoding SPFH domain-containing protein produces the protein MTTLLWFLATIVAAFIFLVLLPSIRLIGPTEIGLPMKRFSLKKLTEDNPIAFNGEPGYQARLLMPGLRFKLNILYKVKTYPWVQVPAGEIGVVIAQVGSPLPIGAKSAIYKKEFGNFTDVEYFVKNGGQKGVQRPVLSPGTLAPVHPVAFLIITKRQLYGIPVDPEIREKMSRDGVLRPESFGLTASQLELVRIGPEEVEGGHVVDKIGIVTTYEGEPLPSGHIASRIGSFDDIVALEANTEVTDAEMSETLLGSKNTTHNNYQDFQAFLEHGGKIGLQHDPLLYGAYTLNPFLVRVELVPMLVVKQGEVAVIKSYVGLATKDMSGDAFKFGSLVRPGHRGIWQEPLRTGKYPINPRCYEAEIVPTAILTLNWAEAVSAAHNLDRNLQQIVAKSREGFVFKIDLQVQIHVPDKKAPRVISMVGTMFNLVNEVLQAAVGNHFRDKLQSMKAVQFIEERQRVQREAFEHIEAQLRQYEVETRGAYIQDVILPQDIVTVLTQREIASQQIETFQKQKSAQDQRIEMEKSKGVADKQADLASSEVNVKIQENKTSARKVEADGEATFTQMTGQAKGAEVRAIGMAKAEAYERQVSALGKDATAFVNAITALSDRGMKIVPDILVGGGGQQSSLVDALLAMVMRGGVKGLTPGEPKA
- a CDS encoding alpha/beta hydrolase, producing the protein MKHRSLVLSILCFLFFSWNTSEVRSQGTDSWTSNAVNGYRITPNVIYSTANGYDCKLDVYARNNPGVTTPTVIFIHGGGWVGGTKEGTVMNLMPYFEMGLNVVNVEYRLARVSLAPAAVQDCRLALRWIFKNAKQYGFDTTKIIVSGGSAGGHLALTTGMLDASYGFDYPTDWDYTGVEPKVAAIVNWYGITDVKDLLAGPNKQDYAVDWLANLPNKEAVAVSVSPLSYVRKGLPPVFTVHGDKDQLVPYNHAVRLHDALTKAGVPNQLMTIPGGKHGGFSKEEMGRIYTAIKEFLKKNKIVE
- a CDS encoding sigma-54-dependent Fis family transcriptional regulator — its product is MNTEVSTLKRRIEELEEIHRLAQSLSSMVNVYQTLEAIIDCCLKLCHAERGAILLFSLSADESAQTVVRNVQNDNRGIDHTVNSLVAGWVGVHKRPFLTDDVLRELNFKNPSEQLRQLGAAMAVPLMEEGKPFGMLHLINPRGGERFSDEQVRLVSAIAPLAAQFILRAKIQEAVFADNQRLKATLQKERGIGSILGVSTLIDEVRNKIAVAGPSNASVLLIGETGTGKEVAARAIHAHSPRADKPFIAVNCSAIPETLFESELFGHEKGSFTGATGTMKGKFEQADGGTLFLDEISAMPIDMQPKLLRVLEERSFCRIGSSDEHRVNIRVVAASNKDLQQSVQKNEFREDLFHRLNVIPIHLPALRERPEDVPVLARAFLAELTGGAKTFDEAALQVLSGFEWKGNVRELRNAVERISIFAEAPEISPAALRQSSIGVSAAPSPDSASFFLSLLRSNAAQVNLLESVERDLIDLALKESHGNAAEAARILGVHRNAFLRRIEKHDLR
- a CDS encoding HEAT repeat domain-containing protein; this encodes MKTLGTIFVALLLAVVSQTNAQDAKKDMGDAKFTKAVENYLVGLQSPNDGLRRSAIYQLGQLAAKDAAIPLMRVLRNCKDEKCRIAAAWALCKIGNSAGTYAVKQAVRFDESKKVQLHSAWYYNLYVSQGTFAFIPAASGTTTIAELR
- a CDS encoding TonB-dependent receptor, whose amino-acid sequence is MPTRALSCIVFCLLLPIIAFSQGIDIRGVVTDSTTGERIPFANVTVPGMNRGASTNLQGFFLIANAPQGRYQIKASSIGYETRTRTVDAFGPQVLAVNFQLPSKPVEFSEVMVTDVAKRELTEIHTSVHVMEQRDIRSVPMAAMEDVFRSIRILPGIVSTSDVNSQFYVRGGAGDQNLILLDGMKIYNPYHAFGIFSIFDSDIIKTTEVYTGAFPPEFGGRLSSVVNMTSRDGGTKAFSGKANINFLSTKLQVEGPAMKGMTYLVSGRKSLFSDTFRKFLNKDLPLSFYDGFMKATVQTGEGQGKYSFQAFMSGDNLKSANLNEPDYSWRTSAVGFVASGLIQDRVYVNAVGFDNKFTAVRDSKGSTQVTPATTTVHEGGVKANATLYTDTHDLYFFGFEFGFPTLEYSVTNNFGVVNNVTSSFAEASMWARYQTAPSRLQADMGIFLDLGSLLSRGGGLEVIQPRINLSYGLWDNWKGKVSYGRFSQSVVTVNNEDDIISIFDAWIQVPQELKSEQADHYVVGLEGNVLPSLSTNFQAYYKSYGSLVTYNRDKVDAQDPDYVGGTGRAYGAEALIRYGSKLADVYAAYTLGWTTVTSGGLTYFPRYDRRHTLNLLTVFHAAEAFDITVRWEFGSGFPFTQTIGYYDRLTLQDLFHGSSLGETGKPYAVLGDKNVARLPTYHRLDASAMYRFSLKPITGTLGIHVVNVYNHKNVFYFDRKTGQEINMLPFFPSATLSIDY
- a CDS encoding DUF4249 family protein, which encodes MTFSLRTCVVLSVVLAITAGCNSPFSPKGNYEDRLVVYGVLTNRSDTQYVRVYSTYNPPGVDPAAQTSDNGLSGAGVVVTSGAGAFQFRENTTPRLDKSRYSDDIIAYASYPFPIEPGKTYGLSVTTKTSGAVTATVVMPKRARIQFLNAYILNGGGNEDENIVVFGWIRELTYGVMMQLHLFYDVLEGNSWVRHREEMPAVRLVFGDGSKAYNFPVLRRRVTSGLIRDKEESEMFVFSKNAYFEKVGEILTRYPAGTVHIKQALIVLTQVDKDLYAYSKRVNGFEDPYSIRTDLPDHTNISGGHGIFGAMVDDSAFVEITAW